The following coding sequences are from one Streptococcus mitis window:
- a CDS encoding bleomycin resistance protein: protein MDYQAVIPEFVVSDIEKSRHFYCNLLGFSVEYERPEEKFLFLSLEDCQLMLEEGSVKELAQLTYPFGRGVNISFGIADVPQLHQKLLEADYPIHRPLTKREFRVGDSFIYPHEFAILDPDGYFLRFSE from the coding sequence ATGGACTATCAAGCTGTCATTCCTGAATTTGTAGTATCTGACATCGAAAAATCACGCCACTTCTACTGCAACCTGCTAGGATTCTCTGTCGAATACGAGCGTCCAGAGGAGAAATTTCTCTTCCTCTCGCTTGAAGACTGCCAACTTATGCTAGAAGAAGGCAGCGTAAAAGAATTAGCTCAGCTGACCTATCCTTTCGGGCGCGGTGTCAATATTTCCTTTGGCATTGCAGATGTTCCTCAGCTCCACCAAAAACTGCTGGAAGCTGACTATCCTATCCATCGTCCCCTGACAAAAAGAGAATTTCGAGTAGGAGATAGCTTTATATATCCCCATGAATTTGCGATTTTGGATCCAGATGGCTATTTTTTAAGATTTAGCGAGTAG
- a CDS encoding xanthine phosphoribosyltransferase, which translates to MKLLEERILKDGHILGDNILKVDSFLTHQVDFSLMREIGKVFAEKFASAGITKVVTIEASGIAPAIFTAEVLNVPMIFAKKAKNITMNEGILTAEVYSFTKQVTSTVSIAGKFLSPEDKVLIIDDFLANGQAAKGLIQIIEQAGATVEAIGIVIEKSFQDGRDLLEKAGYPVLSLARLDRFENGQVVFKEADL; encoded by the coding sequence ATGAAATTATTAGAAGAGCGCATCCTCAAGGATGGGCATATCTTGGGTGATAACATCCTCAAGGTGGATTCCTTTTTAACCCACCAAGTTGACTTTAGCTTGATGCGAGAGATTGGTAAGGTTTTTGCGGAAAAATTTGCTTCTGCTGGTATTACCAAAGTCGTGACCATTGAAGCGTCAGGTATTGCCCCAGCCATTTTTACAGCTGAAGTCTTAAACGTTCCCATGATTTTTGCTAAAAAAGCTAAAAACATCACTATGAACGAAGGAATCTTAACTGCCGAAGTTTACTCCTTTACCAAGCAAGTGACCAGTACCGTTTCTATCGCTGGAAAATTCCTCTCACCAGAGGACAAGGTCTTGATTATCGACGATTTCCTTGCTAATGGCCAAGCTGCTAAAGGCTTGATTCAAATCATCGAACAAGCTGGTGCCACAGTCGAAGCTATCGGTATTGTGATTGAAAAATCCTTCCAAGATGGCCGTGATTTGCTTGAAAAAGCAGGCTATCCTGTCCTATCACTCGCTCGTTTGGATCGTTTTGAAAATGGTCAAGTCGTATTTAAGGAGGCAGATCTCTAA
- a CDS encoding nucleobase:cation symporter-2 family protein, with the protein MQTQEKHSQAAVLGLQHLLAMYSGSILVPIMIATALGYSTEQLTYLISTDIFMCGVATFLQLQLNKYFGIGLPVVLGVAFQSVAPLIMIGQSHGSGAMFGALIASGIYVVLVSGIFSKVANLFPSIVTGSVITTIGLTLIPVAIGNMGNNVPEPTGQSLLLAAITVLIILLINIFTKGFIKSISILIGLVVGTAIAASMGLVDFSPVAAAPLVHVPTPLYFGMPTFEISSIVMMCIIATVSMVESTGVYLALSDITKDPIDSTRLRNGYRAEGLAVLLGGIFNTFPYTGFSQNVGLVKLSGIKTRLPIYYAAGFLVLLGLLPKFGALAQIIPSPVLGGAMLVMFGFVSIQGMQILARVDFANNEHNFLIAAVSIAAGVGLNNSNLFVSMPTAFQMFFSNGIVVASLLAIVLNAVLNHKKK; encoded by the coding sequence ATGCAAACTCAAGAAAAACATTCACAAGCAGCCGTTCTTGGCTTGCAGCACTTACTAGCCATGTACTCAGGATCTATCCTGGTTCCCATCATGATTGCGACAGCCCTTGGCTATTCAACTGAGCAGTTGACCTACCTGATTTCCACAGATATCTTCATGTGTGGGGTGGCAACCTTCCTCCAACTCCAACTCAACAAATACTTTGGAATTGGACTCCCAGTCGTTCTTGGAGTTGCTTTCCAATCCGTCGCTCCCTTGATTATGATTGGGCAAAGCCATGGTAGTGGTGCTATGTTTGGTGCCCTTATCGCATCAGGGATTTACGTGGTTCTTGTTTCAGGCATCTTCTCAAAAGTTGCCAATCTCTTCCCATCTATCGTAACAGGATCTGTTATTACCACGATTGGTTTAACCTTGATTCCTGTCGCTATTGGAAATATGGGAAATAACGTTCCAGAGCCAACTGGTCAAAGTCTCTTGCTTGCAGCTATCACTGTTTTGATTATCCTCTTGATTAACATCTTTACCAAAGGATTTATCAAATCTATCTCTATTTTGATTGGTCTGGTTGTTGGAACTGCCATTGCTGCTAGCATGGGCTTGGTTGATTTCTCTCCTGTTGCGGCAGCACCGCTCGTCCATGTCCCAACTCCACTCTACTTTGGGATGCCAACCTTTGAAATCTCATCTATTGTCATGATGTGTATCATCGCAACGGTGTCTATGGTTGAGTCGACTGGTGTTTACCTAGCCTTGTCTGATATCACGAAAGACCCAATCGACAGCACACGCCTTCGCAACGGTTACCGCGCAGAAGGCTTGGCCGTACTTCTCGGAGGAATCTTTAACACCTTCCCTTACACAGGATTTTCACAAAACGTTGGTTTGGTTAAATTATCAGGTATCAAGACTCGCCTGCCAATCTACTACGCAGCTGGTTTCCTGGTTCTCCTTGGACTCCTTCCTAAGTTTGGCGCCCTTGCCCAAATCATTCCAAGCCCTGTCCTCGGTGGTGCCATGCTGGTGATGTTTGGTTTTGTATCCATTCAAGGGATGCAAATTCTCGCTCGTGTTGACTTTGCTAACAATGAACATAACTTCCTTATTGCAGCTGTTTCAATCGCTGCAGGTGTCGGTCTAAATAACAGTAATCTCTTTGTCAGCATGCCGACAGCCTTCCAAATGTTCTTCTCAAACGGAATCGTCGTAGCCAGCCTACTCGCCATTGTACTCAATGCTGTATTAAATCATAAAAAGAAATAA
- a CDS encoding PaaI family thioesterase, giving the protein MKDFHFDAISAFENYEIEKMRDGHVVVTTKVVDSSLNYYGNAHGGYLFTLCDQISGLVVISLGLDGVTLQSSINYLKAGKLDDVLTIKGECVHQGRTTCVVDVDITNQEGRNVCKATFTMFVTGQRSEERQVRI; this is encoded by the coding sequence ATGAAAGATTTTCATTTTGACGCTATATCTGCCTTTGAAAATTATGAAATTGAAAAAATGAGAGATGGTCACGTTGTGGTGACGACCAAAGTAGTGGACTCGTCGCTCAACTACTATGGCAATGCCCATGGTGGCTATCTCTTTACCCTTTGCGACCAGATCAGTGGTTTGGTGGTTATCTCGCTGGGACTTGATGGGGTGACACTACAATCCTCTATCAACTACCTCAAGGCAGGAAAACTCGACGATGTGTTGACTATTAAAGGAGAATGTGTCCATCAAGGTCGCACAACCTGTGTCGTGGATGTGGATATTACCAATCAAGAGGGCAGAAATGTCTGCAAAGCAACCTTTACCATGTTTGTCACGGGTCAGCGGTCAGAAGAAAGACAGGTAAGGATATAG
- a CDS encoding UDP-glucose--hexose-1-phosphate uridylyltransferase: MTLVDKFVTYVISESSFEEMDRIYLTNRVLARVGDGVLEVETDLDKVIDLKDQLVEEAVRLETIEDSQTAREILGAELMDLVTPCPSQVNRDFWEAYAHSPEQAIEDFYQLSQKNDYIKLKAIAKNIAYRVPSDYGELEITINLSKPEKDPKEIAAAKLVQASNYPQCQLCLENEGYHGRVNHPARSNHRIIRFEMAGQEWGFQYSPYAYFNEHCIFLDGQHRPMAISRQSFERLLAIVEQFPGYFAGSNADLPIVGGSILTHDHYQGGRHVFPMELAPLQKTFRFTGFKQVKAGIVKWPMSVLRLTSASKEDLINLADKILQEWRQYSDPEVQILAETDGTPHHTITPIARKRDGQFELDLVLRDNQTSPEHPDGIYHPHKDVQHIKKENIGLIEVMGLAILPPRLKEEVEQVASYLVGEADTVADYHQEWADQLKVQHLDLTDKEKALEIVKDSVGAIFARVLEDAGVYKQTEQGQAAFMRFVEQVGILPD; the protein is encoded by the coding sequence GTGACCTTAGTAGATAAATTTGTAACATATGTCATTTCTGAAAGTTCATTTGAAGAAATGGATCGAATCTACCTGACCAATCGTGTCTTGGCTCGAGTGGGAGATGGTGTTTTGGAAGTTGAGACGGATCTGGATAAAGTGATTGACCTCAAGGACCAGCTGGTTGAGGAAGCCGTTCGATTAGAGACGATTGAGGATAGTCAGACTGCGCGTGAAATCCTTGGTGCTGAACTGATGGATTTGGTGACCCCTTGTCCGAGTCAGGTCAATCGTGACTTCTGGGAAGCTTATGCCCACTCTCCTGAGCAAGCGATAGAGGATTTTTACCAACTCAGTCAGAAAAATGACTACATCAAACTCAAGGCTATTGCTAAAAATATAGCTTATCGTGTTCCATCTGACTATGGAGAACTTGAAATTACCATCAATCTCTCTAAGCCTGAAAAGGATCCGAAAGAGATTGCGGCTGCCAAGTTGGTGCAAGCTAGTAATTATCCACAGTGTCAGCTTTGTCTAGAGAATGAAGGCTACCATGGTCGGGTCAACCACCCAGCTCGCAGCAATCACCGGATTATCCGTTTTGAAATGGCTGGTCAGGAGTGGGGCTTCCAGTATTCGCCCTATGCTTATTTTAATGAGCATTGTATTTTCTTAGACGGCCAGCACCGTCCCATGGCCATTAGCCGGCAGAGCTTTGAGCGTTTGCTGGCTATCGTAGAGCAGTTTCCAGGCTATTTTGCTGGCTCTAATGCCGACCTGCCGATTGTGGGTGGCTCTATTCTAACTCATGACCACTATCAGGGAGGCCGTCACGTATTTCCTATGGAATTGGCTCCCTTGCAAAAGACTTTCCGTTTTACTGGTTTTAAGCAGGTCAAGGCTGGAATTGTTAAGTGGCCAATGTCAGTGTTGCGTTTGACTTCGGCTTCCAAAGAGGATTTGATCAACTTGGCTGATAAGATTTTGCAGGAATGGCGTCAGTATTCAGACCCTGAAGTGCAGATTTTGGCTGAGACTGATGGGACACCGCATCATACCATCACACCCATTGCCCGTAAACGCGATGGACAGTTTGAGTTGGACTTGGTCTTGCGAGACAATCAGACATCGCCAGAGCATCCTGATGGCATCTATCATCCCCACAAGGATGTCCAACATATCAAGAAGGAAAATATCGGCTTGATTGAGGTCATGGGCTTGGCAATCTTGCCACCACGTCTAAAAGAAGAGGTGGAGCAAGTCGCTAGCTATCTTGTAGGAGAAGCTGATACAGTTGCCGATTATCATCAGGAATGGGCAGACCAACTCAAAGTCCAACATCTAGACCTAACAGATAAAGAAAAAGCCCTTGAAATTGTCAAGGACTCTGTTGGTGCTATCTTTGCACGTGTACTTGAGGATGCAGGAGTCTACAAGCAAACGGAACAGGGACAAGCAGCCTTTATGCGCTTTGTGGAGCAGGTCGGAATTTTGCCAGACTAG
- a CDS encoding galactokinase, with protein MTQHLTAETLRKDFFAVFGQEADQTFFSPGRINLIGEHTDYNGGHVFPAAISLGTYGAARKRDDQILRFYSANFEEKGIIEVPLADLKFEKEHNWTNYPKGVLHFLQEAGHVIDKGFDFYVYGNIPNGAGLSSSASLELLTGVVAEHLFDLKLERLDLVKIGKQTENNFIGVNSGIMDQFAIGMGADQRAIYLDTNTLEYDLVPLDLKDNVVVIMNTNKRRELADSKYNERRAECEKAVEELQVALDIQTLGELDEWAFDQYSYLIKDENRLKRARHAVLENQRTLKAQVALQAGDLETFGRLMNASHVSLEHDYEVTGLELDTLVHTAWAQEGVLGARMTGAGFGGCAIALVQKDAVEAFKEAVGKYYEEVVGYAPSFYIAEVAGGTRVLD; from the coding sequence ATGACACAACATCTTACTGCTGAAACTCTTCGCAAAGATTTTTTTGCTGTTTTTGGTCAAGAAGCAGACCAAACATTCTTTTCACCAGGTCGTATCAATTTGATTGGTGAGCACACAGACTACAACGGTGGGCACGTTTTTCCTGCTGCTATTTCCTTGGGAACTTACGGTGCAGCTCGTAAGCGTGACGACCAAATTTTACGTTTCTACTCAGCTAACTTTGAGGAAAAGGGCATTATCGAAGTGCCTTTAGCGGATCTCAAGTTTGAAAAAGAGCACAACTGGACCAATTATCCAAAAGGAGTTCTTCATTTCTTGCAAGAAGCTGGGCACGTGATTGACAAAGGTTTTGATTTTTATGTTTATGGGAATATTCCAAATGGTGCTGGCTTGTCTTCTTCAGCATCCTTGGAACTTTTGACAGGAGTCGTGGCAGAGCATCTCTTTGATTTAAAATTAGAGCGTCTCGATTTGGTTAAAATCGGCAAACAAACAGAAAATAACTTTATCGGAGTCAATTCTGGTATCATGGACCAGTTTGCTATCGGAATGGGAGCGGACCAACGTGCTATTTACTTAGATACTAACACTTTAGAGTATGACTTGGTGCCACTTGATTTGAAGGACAATGTCGTTGTTATTATGAACACCAATAAACGCCGTGAATTGGCGGACTCTAAATACAATGAACGTCGTGCTGAGTGTGAAAAAGCGGTGGAAGAATTGCAAGTTGCCTTAGATATTCAGACCTTGGGTGAATTGGACGAGTGGGCCTTTGACCAATACAGTTATCTGATTAAAGATGAAAATCGTTTGAAACGTGCTCGCCATGCTGTGCTTGAAAACCAACGTACTCTCAAAGCCCAAGTAGCCCTTCAAGCAGGAGATTTGGAAACATTTGGTCGCTTGATGAATGCATCTCACGTTTCCCTAGAGCATGATTATGAAGTAACTGGTTTGGAATTGGATACTCTTGTTCACACAGCTTGGGCACAAGAAGGAGTTCTCGGTGCTCGTATGACAGGGGCAGGTTTTGGCGGATGTGCCATTGCTTTGGTGCAAAAAGATGCTGTTGAGGCCTTTAAGGAAGCTGTTGGTAAATACTACGAGGAAGTAGTTGGCTACGCTCCAAGCTTCTATATCGCTGAAGTTGCAGGTGGCACTCGCGTCCTTGACTAG
- the galR gene encoding DNA-binding transcriptional regulator GalR: protein MATLKDIAQLASVSIATVSRVLNRDQSLSVTEETRHRILTVAEELGYTKHLKTGESHKPKQKIAIIQWVSEQGELDDLYYYQIRLGIEKRAQELDYDILRYFNDHPFTLSEEVIGILCIGKFSRAQISAFEEYQKPLVFLDSDTLSLGHTCIITDFYTAMKQVVDYFLSQGMDRIGILTGLEETTDQEEIIEDKRLENFRNYSQAKGIYHDELVFQGSFTAQSGYDLMKEAIQSLGDQLPPAFFAASDSLAIGALRALQEAGINLPDRVSLISFNDTSLTKQVYPPLSSITVYTEEMGRAGMDILNKEVLHGRKIPSLTMLGTRLTLRESTLP from the coding sequence ATGGCTACCTTAAAAGACATTGCACAGCTAGCCTCTGTCTCTATCGCGACCGTATCCCGTGTCCTCAACCGCGACCAGAGCCTATCTGTTACAGAAGAAACGAGACACCGTATTTTAACCGTTGCTGAAGAGCTGGGCTACACTAAGCATCTCAAGACAGGCGAGTCCCACAAGCCCAAGCAAAAGATTGCCATTATCCAATGGGTCAGCGAACAAGGGGAGCTGGACGACCTCTACTACTACCAGATTCGCCTAGGCATAGAAAAAAGAGCCCAAGAGTTGGACTACGATATCTTGCGCTATTTTAATGACCATCCTTTTACCCTAAGCGAGGAAGTAATTGGGATTCTCTGCATCGGAAAATTTAGCCGAGCTCAGATTTCTGCCTTTGAAGAATACCAAAAGCCTCTTGTATTTCTAGACAGCGATACACTTTCCCTGGGACATACCTGCATTATCACAGACTTTTACACTGCCATGAAACAGGTTGTCGATTATTTTCTCAGCCAAGGGATGGACCGCATCGGGATTCTAACAGGCCTTGAAGAAACAACCGACCAAGAAGAAATCATTGAGGATAAGCGACTGGAAAATTTTAGAAACTACAGTCAAGCAAAGGGAATCTATCATGATGAACTGGTCTTTCAAGGAAGCTTTACTGCCCAGTCTGGCTATGACTTGATGAAGGAGGCTATTCAGAGTTTGGGAGACCAACTGCCACCAGCATTTTTTGCAGCTAGCGATAGTTTAGCTATCGGTGCCCTCCGTGCCCTCCAAGAAGCTGGAATCAACCTGCCAGACCGCGTCAGTCTTATTTCCTTTAACGACACCAGCCTGACCAAGCAAGTCTATCCTCCCCTCTCCAGCATCACCGTCTATACCGAAGAAATGGGCAGAGCAGGCATGGATATTCTTAATAAAGAAGTACTCCACGGTCGCAAAATCCCTAGCCTGACCATGCTGGGAACCAGACTGACTCTGAGAGAGAGTACTCTGCCATAA
- a CDS encoding zinc-binding dehydrogenase gives MKSAVYTKAGQVGLASIERPQIIEADDAIIRIVRTCVCGSDLWSYRNPEIEEGHRNSGHEAIGIVEEVGENVTTVKSGDFVIVPFTHGCGECDACRAGYDGTCDRHIGNNWSDGVQAEYIRFHYANWALVKIPGQPSDYTEGMLKSLLTLADVMPTGYHAARVANVQKGDKVVVIGDGAVGQCAVIAAKMRGASQIILMSRHEDRQKMALESGATAFVAERGQEGIAKVREILSGGADAALECVGTEAAVEQALGVLHNGGRMGFVGVPHYNNRALGSTFMQNISVAGGAASATTYDKQFLLKAVLDGDINPGRVFTSSYKLEDIDQAYKDMDERKTIKSMIVMA, from the coding sequence ATGAAATCAGCAGTATATACAAAGGCAGGCCAGGTTGGACTTGCTAGCATTGAACGTCCGCAAATTATAGAAGCAGATGATGCAATTATCAGGATAGTACGTACTTGCGTTTGTGGTTCAGATCTCTGGAGTTACCGGAATCCCGAAATCGAAGAAGGACATAGAAATAGTGGTCATGAGGCGATCGGGATTGTCGAAGAAGTTGGTGAGAACGTCACTACAGTAAAATCTGGTGATTTTGTCATTGTCCCGTTTACACATGGATGTGGTGAGTGTGATGCCTGTCGTGCAGGCTATGACGGGACTTGTGATCGCCATATTGGTAACAACTGGTCAGATGGTGTCCAGGCGGAATATATCCGATTCCATTATGCAAACTGGGCGCTGGTTAAAATCCCTGGACAACCTTCTGACTACACAGAAGGTATGCTAAAGTCCCTCTTGACTCTTGCAGATGTTATGCCGACAGGCTATCATGCGGCGCGTGTTGCTAATGTTCAAAAAGGGGATAAGGTTGTGGTCATTGGTGATGGTGCTGTAGGTCAATGTGCTGTCATCGCGGCGAAGATGCGTGGTGCGTCGCAAATTATCCTCATGAGTCGTCATGAAGATCGTCAAAAGATGGCTCTGGAGTCGGGTGCGACAGCTTTTGTAGCTGAGCGAGGTCAAGAAGGTATTGCCAAGGTGCGTGAAATTCTCAGTGGCGGAGCGGACGCAGCACTTGAATGTGTTGGTACGGAGGCTGCTGTAGAACAGGCGCTAGGTGTCCTTCATAATGGAGGGCGTATGGGATTTGTAGGAGTCCCACACTATAATAATCGTGCTCTTGGTTCGACATTTATGCAAAATATCTCTGTAGCAGGTGGGGCAGCTTCTGCGACAACATATGATAAGCAATTTTTACTAAAAGCCGTCCTTGATGGTGATATCAATCCAGGCCGTGTCTTTACTTCAAGCTATAAATTAGAAGATATTGATCAAGCTTATAAAGATATGGATGAACGTAAGACCATTAAGTCTATGATTGTGATGGCCTAA
- the nmlR gene encoding stress response transcriptional regulator NmlR, which translates to MNIKSASDLLGISADTIRYYERVGLVSPITRTATGIRDFQDQDIEALEFIKCFRSAGVSVDSLVDYMSLYQKGDETRKERLGILEEEKKKLEERLSQLQTALNRLNLKIKLYKEGKY; encoded by the coding sequence ATGAATATTAAATCTGCCAGTGATTTGTTGGGAATTTCAGCGGATACGATTCGGTATTATGAACGGGTTGGTCTTGTGTCACCGATTACTCGTACCGCAACAGGGATTCGTGATTTTCAAGACCAGGATATCGAAGCGTTGGAATTTATTAAGTGTTTTCGTTCGGCGGGTGTCTCTGTAGACAGTTTAGTTGACTATATGTCGCTCTACCAAAAGGGGGATGAAACGAGAAAGGAGAGGCTTGGTATTTTAGAAGAGGAAAAGAAAAAATTAGAGGAGCGCTTGTCTCAGCTACAGACAGCTTTAAATCGTTTAAATCTCAAAATTAAACTTTATAAGGAAGGAAAATATTAA
- a CDS encoding cation diffusion facilitator family transporter has product MKAKYTVWVAFFLNLSYAIVEFIAGGIFGSSAVLADSVHDLGDAIAIGISAFLETISNREEDRQYTLGYKRFSLLGALVTAVILITGSILVILENITKLFNPQPVDDEGVLWLGIIAVSINVLASLVVRKGKTKNESILSLHFLEDTLGWLAVILMAIILRFTDWYILDPLLSLVISIFILTKAIPRFWSALKIFLDAVPEGLETGDLEKDLEALTNVKSVNQLSIWSMDGLENNAIIHICLEDWEEMTETKNQVRQLLEERGVQNITIEVDTSQSNHAQHKRKVTALEQAHGHQH; this is encoded by the coding sequence ATGAAGGCAAAATATACTGTTTGGGTAGCTTTTTTCTTAAATTTAAGCTATGCTATTGTTGAGTTTATCGCAGGAGGAATCTTCGGTTCAAGTGCTGTTCTTGCTGATTCTGTCCATGACTTGGGAGATGCTATAGCAATCGGCATATCGGCCTTTTTAGAAACAATCTCAAATAGAGAAGAAGATAGGCAATACACCTTGGGTTACAAGCGATTTAGTCTTTTAGGGGCCCTAGTGACTGCTGTGATTCTTATCACAGGATCCATTCTAGTGATCTTGGAAAATATAACTAAACTTTTTAATCCACAGCCCGTTGATGACGAAGGCGTACTCTGGCTAGGAATCATTGCAGTCAGTATCAATGTGCTAGCTAGTCTAGTAGTTCGTAAGGGAAAGACAAAGAACGAGTCAATTCTGAGCCTGCACTTTTTGGAAGATACTCTAGGTTGGTTGGCTGTCATTCTAATGGCGATTATCCTCCGATTTACAGATTGGTATATCCTTGATCCGCTCTTATCGCTTGTCATTTCCATCTTCATTCTAACAAAAGCTATTCCTCGATTTTGGAGCGCACTCAAGATTTTCCTGGATGCTGTGCCAGAAGGACTAGAGACGGGTGATTTGGAGAAGGATTTGGAGGCTCTGACCAATGTCAAAAGTGTCAATCAACTTAGCATTTGGTCCATGGATGGTCTAGAAAATAATGCTATTATCCATATCTGTTTAGAGGATTGGGAGGAGATGACGGAAACAAAGAATCAAGTACGTCAGCTCTTAGAAGAAAGAGGTGTGCAGAATATTACTATCGAAGTGGACACCAGTCAAAGCAATCATGCGCAACATAAGCGAAAGGTAACAGCCTTAGAGCAAGCCCATGGGCATCAACACTAG
- a CDS encoding TetR/AcrR family transcriptional regulator encodes MTTIDRRISKTKKAIYQAFLQLLNDKGYESTTVQDIIDLADVGRSTFYCHYESKELLLDELCRGLFHHLFEREQSISIEDYLSHLFLHFQKNQDHITSLLFSKNDYFLRQLHKELEHHVYSVLADKLKKAHPSLPPSYLQHLVMSNFIETLTWWLKKGQDFTDQEVVQFYLDLLIPKN; translated from the coding sequence ATGACTACCATTGACCGCCGTATCAGCAAAACAAAAAAAGCCATCTATCAAGCTTTTCTACAACTTTTAAACGATAAGGGGTACGAATCCACTACCGTTCAGGATATCATTGATCTCGCAGATGTGGGACGATCCACCTTTTACTGTCACTATGAGAGTAAGGAACTACTTCTGGACGAACTTTGCCGCGGCCTCTTCCATCACCTCTTTGAAAGAGAGCAATCCATTTCAATCGAGGATTATCTCTCCCATCTCTTTCTTCACTTTCAAAAAAACCAAGACCATATCACCAGTCTACTATTTTCAAAAAATGACTACTTCCTCCGTCAACTCCATAAAGAGCTAGAACACCATGTCTATTCCGTGCTAGCTGATAAGTTGAAAAAAGCTCACCCAAGTCTGCCTCCTTCTTACCTCCAACACTTAGTCATGTCCAACTTTATCGAGACATTGACCTGGTGGCTCAAAAAAGGGCAAGACTTTACAGACCAGGAAGTTGTCCAATTTTATCTAGACCTTCTCATTCCTAAAAATTGA
- a CDS encoding plasmid replication protein produces the protein MSEDLKTIKELADELSVTKQNIQYHYQRLPKELQLKSSNGSNLINSKAEKIILGKVESSSKSNTKDQQISSKDQQIEKLTNLLDQ, from the coding sequence ATGAGTGAAGACTTAAAAACGATCAAAGAGCTGGCGGATGAGTTGAGTGTTACAAAACAAAATATTCAATATCACTACCAAAGGTTACCAAAAGAATTACAGCTTAAAAGTTCCAATGGGTCTAATCTAATAAATTCTAAAGCAGAAAAAATAATTTTAGGTAAAGTAGAAAGTAGTAGCAAATCAAATACCAAAGACCAACAAATAAGTAGCAAAGACCAACAAATAGAAAAACTAACTAATTTGTTAGACCAGTAA
- a CDS encoding energy-coupling factor ABC transporter ATP-binding protein: MSTIELSHLTFTYPERSFSLDVEDKHFTDPMVAIVGQNGAGKSTLFKLLTGLLTPQTGVIKIDGENFNDLKPVEKLLKVGITFQNPDDQLFNPTVQREVEWNVAQVMDDHDTITRRALAALKRVGLDDKTAESPYDLSLSERKLLSVATVLAVDPAIYLFDEPMMSLDWESRRKLTAIFHQLADSGHQVVTITHDMDWVAAEFESVYVMEHGKFGFAGSPRELFSNHELVQRVGLLPPRIMDIAESLGDSQTYLSVNDYCQKNRDV; encoded by the coding sequence ATGTCCACAATTGAACTGAGCCACCTGACGTTCACTTATCCGGAACGGTCCTTTAGCTTGGATGTTGAAGACAAACACTTCACCGATCCGATGGTGGCGATTGTCGGCCAAAATGGTGCCGGCAAATCAACGCTCTTCAAATTGTTGACGGGTTTGCTGACACCACAAACCGGTGTGATTAAGATCGATGGAGAAAATTTTAATGATCTTAAACCAGTAGAAAAGTTACTGAAGGTTGGGATTACTTTTCAGAATCCTGACGATCAGCTTTTCAACCCGACCGTTCAACGAGAGGTGGAGTGGAATGTCGCGCAGGTCATGGATGACCACGACACGATTACGAGGCGGGCTTTAGCGGCTCTAAAAAGAGTTGGCTTGGATGATAAAACAGCTGAAAGTCCATATGACCTGTCATTGTCGGAACGCAAGCTGTTGAGCGTTGCCACAGTTTTGGCAGTGGATCCGGCGATTTATTTATTTGATGAGCCGATGATGTCGCTTGATTGGGAAAGCCGGCGCAAGTTGACCGCAATTTTCCATCAGTTGGCTGATTCGGGCCACCAAGTTGTGACCATCACCCATGACATGGATTGGGTCGCCGCCGAGTTTGAGTCGGTGTATGTTATGGAACACGGGAAGTTTGGCTTCGCCGGCAGTCCACGGGAATTGTTCAGCAATCACGAACTTGTCCAGCGAGTGGGATTACTACCACCGCGGATTATGGACATAGCGGAGTCGCTGGGTGATTCACAGACATATTTATCGGTTAATGATTATTGCCAGAAAAATCGAGATGTATAG